In a single window of the Bacillota bacterium genome:
- a CDS encoding M42 family metallopeptidase produces MMATRDLADFLAGLISEAGVSGHEREVAETARAHMSGLFDEARHDALGNLIVLKRGMGRAPHPRVMLAAHMDEIGLMVTKIEEEGCLRVTQVGGIDRRILPGLEVVVHGKRDLPGVVGAKPPHVQEPDERKKSVKWEDLFIDVGLTAEDARELVEVGDTATFATVPARLKGQLMAGKAMDDRAGVAVMFECLKVLEDARHHADLYCVATVQEEVGVRGAITSTYGIVPDIGIAIDVGHGDMLGVPEHDTLALGKGPAIAFGPQVHPAIFARLKEIADDLDIDVQVEPSPHPGGTDAFAIQVTRGGIPTALISIPLRYMHTAVETVSLADIKKAGRLLAEFVVRLDKKFVEGLTCF; encoded by the coding sequence ATGATGGCGACACGGGATCTGGCTGACTTTCTGGCCGGCCTAATCTCTGAGGCAGGCGTCTCGGGTCACGAGCGAGAGGTTGCAGAGACCGCAAGGGCTCATATGTCCGGGCTCTTCGATGAAGCCCGCCATGACGCCCTCGGGAACCTCATCGTGCTCAAGAGGGGCATGGGGCGCGCTCCGCATCCTCGGGTGATGCTGGCCGCCCACATGGACGAGATCGGCCTGATGGTCACCAAGATCGAAGAAGAAGGATGTCTGCGCGTAACCCAAGTAGGCGGTATCGACAGGCGGATCCTCCCCGGTCTCGAGGTGGTCGTGCACGGAAAGCGCGATCTCCCTGGGGTCGTGGGGGCGAAGCCACCCCACGTGCAGGAGCCTGACGAGCGGAAGAAGTCTGTGAAGTGGGAGGACCTCTTCATCGATGTAGGCCTAACCGCCGAGGATGCGCGCGAGCTCGTAGAGGTGGGCGACACCGCCACATTCGCCACGGTGCCGGCGCGCCTCAAAGGCCAACTGATGGCCGGCAAGGCCATGGACGATAGGGCGGGCGTTGCAGTGATGTTCGAGTGCTTGAAGGTGCTTGAGGACGCTCGCCATCATGCGGACTTGTATTGCGTGGCGACAGTCCAAGAGGAGGTTGGAGTGCGCGGCGCCATTACGAGTACATACGGCATAGTCCCCGATATCGGCATCGCAATAGACGTCGGGCACGGCGACATGCTCGGTGTGCCCGAACACGACACGCTCGCTCTCGGCAAGGGCCCGGCGATAGCTTTCGGGCCGCAGGTACACCCGGCCATCTTCGCCAGGCTCAAAGAGATCGCGGACGATCTCGACATCGACGTGCAGGTGGAGCCCAGCCCGCATCCAGGAGGCACCGACGCTTTCGCGATTCAGGTCACTCGCGGCGGCATTCCGACGGCCCTCATTTCCATTCCCCTTCGCTACATGCACACCGCCGTGGAGACCGTGTCGCTCGCAGACATCAAGAAGGCGGGCAGGCTATTGGCGGAGTTCGTCGTGCGACTCGACAAGAAGTTCGTGGAGGGATTGACATGCTTCTAA
- a CDS encoding M42 family metallopeptidase encodes MLLKALAEAFGVSGQEHEVRGVLRDYVRPHCDEVETDSIGNLIAIKRGASKDAPKVMLAAHMDEIGLMITYIEKSGVLRFYPVGGVDPRVLVSKQVLVGKDRVPGVIGAKPIHLQKHDEAEKPFELEGMYIDIGAKDKDEAEKLVKLGDGVIFATQYAEIGSGRAKAKAFDDRAGCAVIAELLARDRRWNFTLQAVFTVQEEVGARGAQVAAYALQPDLAVALEGTTASDVPGSKKHLYSTSLGKGPALTHTDASLIADMRIVRRLMEVAGARGIPFQMRELAVGGTDAGRIHLIREGIPAAVVSVPTRYIHSPVSIIDKQDYEHTLALVGAFLDSIDERGLPC; translated from the coding sequence ATGCTTCTAAAGGCCCTCGCCGAGGCTTTCGGCGTGTCCGGGCAGGAACACGAGGTCCGTGGCGTCCTGCGGGACTATGTTCGCCCGCACTGTGATGAGGTCGAGACTGACTCCATCGGCAACCTCATCGCCATCAAGCGAGGCGCTTCGAAGGACGCTCCCAAGGTCATGCTCGCCGCCCATATGGACGAGATAGGGCTTATGATCACGTACATCGAGAAGTCCGGTGTGCTGCGATTCTACCCTGTGGGCGGCGTCGATCCACGCGTTCTCGTGTCCAAGCAGGTCTTGGTCGGCAAGGACCGCGTTCCGGGGGTCATCGGGGCAAAGCCCATCCATCTCCAGAAGCATGATGAGGCCGAGAAGCCGTTCGAACTGGAGGGCATGTACATAGACATCGGGGCGAAGGACAAGGATGAAGCCGAGAAGCTTGTGAAGCTCGGTGACGGCGTCATCTTCGCGACGCAGTACGCGGAGATCGGGTCCGGACGCGCCAAGGCCAAGGCTTTCGACGACCGGGCGGGGTGCGCCGTCATCGCCGAGCTCCTCGCGAGGGACCGAAGGTGGAACTTCACGCTTCAAGCCGTGTTTACCGTGCAGGAGGAGGTCGGAGCGCGCGGAGCGCAGGTTGCGGCGTATGCGCTCCAGCCCGATCTCGCTGTCGCGCTCGAGGGCACGACCGCGTCGGACGTTCCGGGTTCAAAGAAGCACTTGTATTCCACATCCCTAGGCAAGGGTCCTGCTCTGACGCACACTGACGCGAGTCTCATCGCGGACATGAGGATCGTCCGGCGCTTGATGGAGGTGGCGGGTGCGAGGGGTATCCCATTTCAGATGAGAGAGCTCGCGGTGGGCGGCACCGATGCCGGCAGGATTCATCTCATCCGCGAGGGTATTCCGGCTGCGGTGGTGTCCGTCCCCACGCGCTACATCCACTCGCCGGTCTCGATCATCGACAAGCAGGACTACGAGCACACGCTCGCCCTTGTGGGGGCGTTTCTGGACAGCATCGACGAGAGGGGGCTGCCGTGTTGA
- a CDS encoding L,D-transpeptidase family protein: MRRRTCLVWLWVALGFAPFLFSVGAGFPGLDASASASAPTQASAQVAADCGTGADYSGQVADGGGAEATRSSPNEAQGPADAEARVPTGPQGPGALDRGSTPGRYRIVINIPAYRLALLRGDHLVKEYPIAVGKAVSPSRTGVCTIVQKAKNPTWFPPDGRPPVPPGPKNPIGSRWMGLSWPGYGIHGTNNPASIGKAVSLGCIRMRDEDARELYDIVPLGTQVEFVYRTIEIRPGAVWPGSAGAVITVHKDIYGRGANTLERALAELAAALPQAAPYVDESALKAILAEASGRPQPVPWKPTIEIDGRRLPADAARLDASGNLLVAVRPMADALKCYVHWDQASRVAAVGGLPVSCVVVSGRAYVSVVELRRVFVTLDVDWDPDALSLVISTRPPSVKSDTEAASPPSEPPPESTPKPAPEPAEPAEPPWPSESATQVQWIRNPYSRLLLE; encoded by the coding sequence GTGCGTCGGAGGACATGTTTGGTGTGGCTATGGGTGGCGCTTGGCTTCGCGCCTTTTCTGTTCTCTGTTGGAGCAGGGTTTCCCGGGCTTGACGCCTCGGCATCAGCCTCGGCCCCTACCCAGGCTTCGGCCCAGGTGGCCGCCGACTGCGGAACCGGAGCGGACTACTCGGGTCAAGTCGCGGACGGGGGAGGCGCGGAGGCCACTCGCTCGTCGCCCAATGAGGCGCAAGGTCCTGCGGACGCGGAGGCACGCGTGCCGACCGGACCGCAGGGGCCGGGTGCACTGGACCGCGGATCGACTCCGGGACGATACAGGATAGTGATCAATATCCCGGCGTACCGACTTGCCTTGCTCCGCGGCGACCATCTCGTGAAGGAATATCCCATAGCTGTGGGGAAGGCGGTGTCGCCCAGCCGCACCGGAGTCTGCACAATCGTTCAGAAGGCCAAGAATCCAACGTGGTTCCCCCCTGATGGACGCCCTCCAGTGCCCCCGGGACCCAAGAACCCAATCGGGTCGCGGTGGATGGGACTGAGCTGGCCCGGATACGGGATCCATGGGACGAACAACCCGGCCTCCATCGGCAAGGCGGTTAGCCTGGGGTGCATCCGGATGCGTGATGAAGATGCGAGGGAGCTCTACGACATCGTCCCCCTGGGGACGCAGGTGGAATTCGTGTACCGGACCATCGAGATCCGCCCGGGTGCCGTGTGGCCGGGGTCCGCGGGGGCGGTCATCACGGTCCACAAGGACATCTACGGGCGCGGCGCCAACACTCTCGAGCGCGCTCTCGCCGAGCTCGCGGCGGCGCTCCCTCAGGCCGCGCCCTATGTGGACGAAAGCGCCCTGAAGGCGATATTGGCGGAAGCCAGCGGCAGGCCACAGCCGGTACCCTGGAAGCCAACGATCGAGATAGACGGCCGCCGGCTTCCCGCGGATGCCGCGCGATTGGACGCCTCGGGGAACCTTCTCGTGGCTGTGCGCCCGATGGCCGACGCGCTGAAATGCTACGTTCACTGGGACCAGGCGAGCCGCGTCGCCGCGGTCGGCGGGCTTCCCGTGTCCTGTGTGGTAGTGTCTGGAAGAGCATACGTGTCCGTTGTTGAGCTGCGACGGGTGTTCGTCACGCTTGACGTGGACTGGGACCCGGACGCTCTCTCGCTCGTGATCTCGACGCGCCCGCCTTCCGTCAAATCGGATACGGAAGCGGCGTCGCCACCCTCTGAACCCCCGCCGGAATCGACGCCGAAGCCCGCGCCCGAACCAGCGGAACCAGCGGAGCCTCCGTGGCCTTCCGAATCCGCAACCCAGGTCCAGTGGATTCGCAACCCCTACTCGCGCCTGCTCCTTGAGTAG
- a CDS encoding M42 family metallopeptidase: MKELLKRLLEAYGPAGNEGPVREVLRREVEGLADEAEVDALGNLIVARRGTGPRVLLAAHMDEIGVIATHIDEKGFVRFSNIGGISPYVFLGERVVFENGTVGTFGTEKLDDIKELKVSKMFIDIGATDEKAAREKVSVGDIAAFQRDARVDGSGRIIAKSLDDRSGCAVLVQVLRELKGRDIPNQVYVVFSVQEEVGTRGAKAAAYGVNPDVGIAVDVTATGDTPEAHPMEVSLGKGPAIKVKDSSVIAHPRVRRLMVETAKEKGIPYQLEVLERGGTDTGPIHLTREGVPSGAISIPARYLHTPSEMADLSDMENAVKLIVALLEKPLDEKVL, encoded by the coding sequence TTGAAGGAACTTCTGAAAAGGCTGCTCGAAGCGTACGGCCCGGCAGGCAACGAGGGCCCCGTGCGTGAGGTCCTCCGAAGAGAGGTGGAAGGCCTTGCCGACGAGGCAGAGGTGGACGCCCTCGGAAACCTCATTGTGGCGAGGAGGGGCACGGGGCCGCGCGTGTTGCTCGCGGCCCACATGGACGAGATCGGAGTCATCGCGACCCACATCGATGAGAAGGGGTTCGTGAGGTTCTCGAACATCGGGGGGATCTCGCCCTACGTGTTCCTGGGGGAAAGGGTCGTTTTCGAGAACGGCACCGTTGGGACCTTCGGCACCGAGAAGCTGGATGACATCAAGGAGCTGAAGGTCTCCAAGATGTTCATAGACATAGGGGCGACTGACGAGAAGGCCGCTAGAGAGAAAGTGTCCGTGGGCGACATCGCTGCCTTCCAGAGAGACGCGCGCGTAGACGGCTCTGGGCGCATCATCGCGAAGTCCCTCGACGATCGGTCAGGGTGCGCCGTACTCGTGCAGGTATTGAGGGAGCTCAAGGGTCGGGACATCCCCAACCAGGTGTACGTGGTTTTCTCCGTGCAGGAAGAAGTCGGCACACGTGGCGCGAAAGCGGCGGCGTATGGCGTGAACCCGGACGTCGGCATAGCCGTCGACGTAACCGCGACCGGGGACACGCCGGAGGCGCACCCGATGGAGGTCAGCCTCGGCAAGGGTCCGGCGATAAAGGTGAAAGACTCGTCGGTCATAGCCCACCCGCGCGTCCGCCGGTTGATGGTGGAGACGGCTAAGGAGAAGGGTATCCCATACCAGCTCGAGGTGCTCGAGCGAGGCGGCACCGACACAGGGCCAATTCATCTCACGAGGGAGGGCGTTCCATCCGGGGCGATTTCGATTCCTGCGAGGTATCTGCACACGCCTTCCGAAATGGCAGACCTCTCTGACATGGAGAATGCCGTCAAGCTCATCGTCGCGCTGCTCGAGAAGCCGCTGGACGAGAAGGTGCTCTGA